A stretch of Dermochelys coriacea isolate rDerCor1 chromosome 6, rDerCor1.pri.v4, whole genome shotgun sequence DNA encodes these proteins:
- the LOC119857002 gene encoding interferon-induced very large GTPase 1-like isoform X1, whose translation MALTSPLPSPGDLGPMAFETIRRERERLIALLLTTPDPVLDEVASLGIVTEEEYEALEKLSEPRERIRRLLIKIQRKGEHGCEQFLECLQSLFPDFLPDLQPPARRCVTRTNDAENPESGTSSKKNEAENPQDAVTLGKNELENPGGATSLEKNDLENPETALPHEENDLGNSDGSPSSGKIDPQNSEDATSSEKNDPEKLEEPEKAEAVLSSGKGLVTPNSATTPIKNEPENSENALPSKNDPESPGGARSSEKDAAAVSSERADFKGSGNIPSHGEGKTAEGKGNIEDGVTPDSDVSMPESRAETPGVAMSVERSRAETRGDAVSVDRSGSEVPETFPNKFHAGRRGALKTVLSKLRLKKFRNQKLRLRDLLQISPECLKDSTPYTFGDLPWHFLRKLMALNGTARSTSLWQGASDEDTSEDEEGGMRGVVFSLREDNSRASLHPLDVLCAVLICSDSFLQQEILSKMSMCQFALPLLLPALNTSKCTLMLWAMRDIVRKWRPHSLAQSRGFREESLVLTSMPTVSFVRMGSCSFSKSKLLNEVLSPSQQHHDFFIHRDMDSGNVPREIADGLVEISWYFPAGRENLDLFPEPIAVTNLRGDIESQWLQFSFLTEISSAVFILTESISEREYMLLSSLQGSATKYYFILNNQSGKAKETVGLLNILAPLLDMKKSQLLVKEQSNNSAELVKKLQSTLQGIITSSPKSMSIQNMAVTARELGIQVEEDSRECRTALEHIKEITAEIQDVAKYKREMLRLQGDLWKSLAEVEKELCRMKGQWDVPLEDYRSQLRQRWLELRRQQNQCDLTSGMVKFISGIGQLRPAEKHHFLKWMKFHLDHIARGNLSRLRTEYKEKCCALGDDAQQLAELDELICASSLGVEHFMRELGQFYEAECSMVKEGNMGNIQRQFIHLPGIAADLMLEGFPMELIDGDASNIPLQWVTDVLTELHAKLGGRSRMLVLTVLGVQSTGKSTLLNTMFGLQFAVSSGRCTRGAFMSLIKVAENFRQDLGCDFILVIDTEGLKAPELAKLEDSYEHDNELATLVIGLSDITIVNMAMENATEMKDVLQIVVHSFLRMEEIGHKPNCQFVHQNVSDVSAYEQNMRDRKHLLEQLDEMTKAAARMEKQSREMKFSDIMDYDPEKHSWYIPGLWHGVPPMAPVNMGYSESVCELKKYLFEFMRNRSPRRAPKDIPQFIKWVGSLWNAVKHENFIFSFRNSLVAEAYTQLSVMYAVWEWDFRKEMHLWMSKAETTIQNESPDDLGPDTFEKLRLEVHQMLHSGEQKMQQSLQSYFESGTGNLHLVEKYREDFLQSVTFLRHELESYLLCKSEEAIRIQKGRSKIDHLQARYMKTIEGKVNRLLQDCRERDKELKLTELQREFAKMWKETLAELPLESLPLRQIHKDIHYQLCKDLENRGSLVKQMLHKAQSLLTYQSKPICMKKEYMDLAWYKVPMELITQQCWHELEEFTKSLVEECRRYVRQKVHSQGDYDQTYCRELLWMINERLQEKIIGKMSTSASFEVDLKLHILGEAASAFQKMHEDFLKKNDPQHRLEELRPQYFSTFRDVYYEKDACQKRAFDFCDRCLRPALWEYMKKRLGIEIVDNFLSSGECIEYGSRSFFQFTVQKKLLEEMDFSNYVKYINNYEVFIKSWIQTRLFEHYRETGGLKELERVVLATIMKKIQNTLESSECQDALTVSEFLDHFCQVMCKELVISKDSLEVILFKNTASVRQFSADINTFLPQVEEGTLSEWEELSREMVFTQLQFKPQDEIFKRVFGCGKQCPFCNVPCEAGGSDHKEHFASVHRPQGLGRYKDETSKRLIYSLCSSDVVSSLLFRNLHTAFQWHPYKDYRQFYPTWRIQPDPSINASDYWKFIFKKFNHQFAKEYKADPADLPTEWKKITKKQALQSIQEAFNIE comes from the exons ATGGCCCTGACATCT CCCTTGCCCAGCCCTGGGGACCTGGGCCCAATGGCCTTTGAGACGATCCGCCGGGAACGGGAGCGACTCATCGCCCTCCTTCTAACAACCCCCGACCCAGTCTTGGACGAAGTGGCCTCACTGGGGATAGTCACCGAGGAGGAGTACGAAGCCTTGGAAAAGCTCTCGGAGCCCAGGGAGAGGATCCGAAGGCTGCTGATAAAGATCCAGAGGAAGGGAGAGCACGGCTGTGAGCAGTTCCTGGAGTGTCTGCAGAGCCTCTTCCCAGACTTCCTGCCGGATTTACAACCCCCAGCACGCC GGTGCGTAACTCGGACAAATGATGCAGAGAATCCGGAAAGTGGCACATCCTCCAAGAAGAACGAAGCAGAAAACCCACAAGATGCTGTAACCTTGGGCAAAAATGAGCTAGAGAATCCAGGAGGTGCCACGTCCCTAGAGAAGAATGATCTAGAAAATCCAGAAACCGCTCTACCGCATGAGGAGAATGATCTAGGAAATTCAGACGGTAGCCCATCGTCAGGGAAGATTGATCCACAGAACTCAGAAGATGCCACATCCTCAGAGAAGAATGATCCAGAGAAGCTGGAAGAACCCGAGAAGGCAGAAGCCGTGTTGTCCTCAGGGAAGGGACTGGTGACACCAAATTCTGCGACAACCCCAATAAAGAATGAACCTGAAAATTCAGAAAATGCTTTACCTTCAAAGAATGATCCAGAGAGTCCAGGAGGTGCCAGATCCTCAGAGAAGGATGCAGCTGCTGTGTCCTCGGAGAGAGCAGATTTCAAAG GGTCTGGAAATATCCCCAGCCATGGAGAAGGAAAGACCGCTGAAGGAAAAGGGAATATTGAAG ATGGAGTGACCCCAGACTCGGATGTCTCCATGCCAGAGAGCAGAGCTGAGACACCAGGAGTTGCCATGTCGGTGGAGAGGAGCAGAGCCGAGACACGAGGAGATGCTGTGTCAGTGGACAGAAGTGGAAGTGAGGTTCCAGAGACCTTTCCCAACAAATTTCATGCAG ggagaagaggagcCTTGAAGACCGTCCTGTCCAAGCTGAGACTCAAGAAGTTCAGAAACCAGAAGCTCAGACTGAGGGATCTCCTGCAAATCAGCCCAGAATGCCTGAAGGACTCGACTCCTTACACCTTCGGAGATTTGCCTTGGCATTTCCTGAGAAAACTCATGGCTCTGAACGGGACAGCCAGAAGCACAAGCCTTTGGCAAGGGGCATCTGATGAGGACACAAGTGAGGATGAGGAGGGTGGCATGAGAGGGGTTGTGTTTTCTCTAAGGGAAGACAACTCTAGGGCTTCTCTGCACCCCCTCGATGTTCTCTGTGCTGTTCTGATTTGCTCAGACAGTTTCCTACAGCAGGAGATCCTGTCCAAAATGTCCATGTGCCAGTTTGCCCTCCCTCTGCTGCTACCTGCCCTCAACACTTCCAAGTGCACCCTAATGCTGTGGGCCATGAGGGACATTGTGAGGAAGTGGAGGCCGCACTCCCTGGCACAgagcagagggttcagagaggagaGCCTGGTGCTCACGTCAATGCCAACCGTTTCCTTTGTGCGGATGGGGAGCTGCAGCTTCTCCAAGTCCAAACTCCTCAATGAGGTTCTCAGCCCCTCCCAGCAGCACCACGATTTCTTTATTCACCGTGACATGGATTCTGGGAATGTCCCTCGGGAAATCGCAGATGGGCTGGTTGAGATTTCCTGGTATTTCCCTGCTGGGAGGGAGAATTTGGATCTTTTCCCAGAACCCATTGCAGTTACAAACCTGCGGGGAGACATTGAGTcgcagtggctgcagttcagctTTTTAACAGAGATCTCCTCAGCAGTGTTCATATTAACTGAGAGCATCAGTGAGAGAGAATACATGCTGTTATCATCTCTGCAAGGATCAGCCACTAAATACTACTTCATCCTTAATAATCAGTCTGGGAAAGCCAAGGAAACGGTGGGACTCCTCAATATATTAGCCCCGCTGCTGGATATGAAAAAATCACAACTTCTAGTGAAAGAGCAGAGCAACAACAGCGCGGAGCTGGTGAAAAAGCTGCAATCCACCCTACAGGGCATCATTACCTCCTCTCCCAAGAGCATGAGCATCCAAAACATGGCTGTGACGGCGCGGGAGCTAGGGATCCAGGTGGAGGAGGACAGTAGAGAATGTCGGACTGCATTGGAGCACATTAAAGAAATCACCGCAGAAATACAGGATGTGGCAAAGTACAAGAGGGAAATGCTGAGGCTCCAAGGGGATCTGTGGAAGAGCTTGGCTGAAGTGGAGAAAGAGCTGTGCCGGATGAAAGGCCAATGGGACGTCCCTCTGGAAGACTACAGATCCCAGCTGAGACAAAGGTGGTTGGAGCTACGCAGGCAGCAGAACCAGTGTGACCTCACCAGTGGGATGGTTAAATTTATTAGCGGGATAGGACAATTGCGTCCAGCCGAGAAACATCACTTCCTGAAATGGATGAAGTTCCACCTAGATCACATCGCCAGGGGGAACCTCTCTAGGCTCCGGACTGAGTATAAAGAGAAATGTTGTGCTCTAGGGGATGATGCACAACAGCTGGCAGAACTGGACGAACTAATCTGTGCCAGCTCCTTAGGGGTGGAGCATTTCATGCGTGAGTTGGGGCAATTTTACGAGGCTGAATGCTCAATGGTGAAAGAAGGGAACATGGGGAACATCCAAAGGCAATTCATCCATCTCCCAGGCATAGCAGCTGACCTGATGCTGGAAGGGTTTCCCATGGAGCTGATTGATGGAGATGCCTCCAACATCCCACTGCAGTGGGTGACAGATGTTCTGACTGAGCTCCATGCCAAGCTGGGGGGAAGGTCCAGAATGCTGGTTCTAACGGTGCTGGGAGTGCAGAGCACTGGGAAATCCACCCTCCTCAACACCATGTTTGGCCTGCAGTTTGCAGTGAGCAGTGGCCGATGTACGCGAGGAGCCTTCATGTCCCTCATTAAAGTGGCAGAGAACTTTCGGCAGGACCTGGGCTGTGATTTCATTCTGGTGATAGACACAGAAGGCCTGAAAGCCCCGGAACTGGCCAAGCTGGAGGACAGTTATGAACACGACAATGAGCTGGCCACACTGGTGATTGGACTGAGTGACATAACCATCGTTAACATGGCCATGGAGAATGCCACCGAAATGAAGGATGTTCTGCAAATTGTGGTCCATTCATTTCTCAGAATGGAGGAAATTGGGCACAAACCCAACTGCCAGTTTGTGCATCAGAACGTCAGTGATGTGTCTGCATATGAGCAAAACATGAGGGACAGGAAGCATCTCCTGGAGCAGCTGGATGAAATGACCAAAGCTGCAGCGAGGATGGAAAAGCAAAGCAGGGAGATGAAATTTTCTGACATCATGGACTATGATCCGGAGAAGCACAGTTGGTACATCCCTGGGCTGTGGCACGGAGTCCCTCCTATGGCACCAGTGAACATGGGATACAGTGAGAGCGTATGTGAGCTGAAGAAATACCTGTTTGAATTCATGAGGAATCGATCACCTCGCAGAGCCCCCAAGGACATTCCTCAGTTCATCAAGTGGGTGGGGAGCCTCTGGAATGCCGTGAAACACGAGAACTTCATCTTCAGTTTCAGAAACAGCCTGGTGGCTGAGGCCTATACCCAGCTGTCTGTGATGTATGCGGTGTGGGAGTGGGATTTCCGCAAGGAGATGCACCTCTGGATGTCCAAAGCCGAAACCACCATCCAGAACGAATCCCCAGACGATCTGGGTCCAGACACCTTTGAGAAACTAAGGCTGGAAGTTCACCAGATGCTGCACAGTGGGGAGCAGAAGATGCAGCAGAGTTTACAGAGCTACTTCGAGAGTGGAACTGGGAACCTTCATTTGGTAGAGAAATACAGAGAAGATTTTCTCCAGAGCGTGACATTTCTCCGGCACGAACTGGAGAGCTATCTGCTCTGTAAATCTGAAGAGGCCATTCGTATCCAGAAAGGTCGGAGCAAGATAGACCATCTGCAGGCCAGGTACATGAAAACCATTGAAGGGAAGGTGAATAGGCTCTTGCAGGACTGCAGGGAAAGGGACAAGGAGCTAAAGCTCACGGAACTGCAAAGAGAGTTTGCCAAGATGTGGAAGGAAACCTTAGCAGAGCTGCCACTGGAGAGCTTACCCCTACGACAAATTCATAAAGACATCCACTACCAGCTGTGCAAGGACCTGGAGAACAGAGGGAGTTTGGTCAAGCAAATGCTCCATAAAGCCCAGAGCTTATTGACCTATCAAAGCAAACCCATCTGCATGAAGAAGGAGTATATGGACTTGGCTTGGTACAAAGTGCCTATGGAGTTAATAACTCAGCAATGTTGGCATGAGTTGGAAGAGTTCACAAAGTCCCTGGTGGAGGAGTGTAGGAGGTACGTTAGGCAGAAGGTCCACTCCCAAGGGGATTATGACCAGACCTACTGCAGGGAATTGCTGTGGATGATCAATGAGAGGCTTCAGGAGAAGATCATTGGGAAGATGAGCACCAGTGCTTCCTTCGAAGTTGATTTAAAACTTCACATCCTGGGGGAGGCGGCCAGCGCTTTCCAGAAGATGCACGAAGACTTTCTCAAGAAGAATGACCCTCAGCATCGCCTGGAGGAGCTGAGACCTCAGTATTTCTCCACCTTCAGAGACGTTTATTATGAGAAGGATGCCTGCCAGAAGAGAGCTTTTGATTTCTGTGACCGGTGTCTGAGACCTGCCCTGTGGGAGTATATGAAAAAGAGACTCGGGATTGAGATAGTGGACAACTTTCTCAGCAGTGGAGAATGCATCGAATATGGCAGCCGGAGCTTCTTCCAGTTCACTGTGCAGAAgaagctgctggaggagatgGACTTCAGTAACTATGTGAAATACATCAATAACTATGAAGTGTTTATCAAATCTTGGATCCAGACACGCCTGTTTGAGCACTACAGAGAGACGGGGGGTTTGAAGGAGCTGGAGAGAGTGGTTCTAGCCACAATAATGAAGAAAATCCAGAACACTCTGGAGAGCTCTGAGTGCCAAGACGCCCTCACCGTTTCTGAGTTCTTGGACCATTTTTGCCAAGTGATGTGCAAGGAGCTGGTCATCTCCAAGGACAGTTTGGAGGTGATCCTCTTCAAGAACACAGCCAGTGTCAGGCAATTCTCAGCCGACATCAATACCTTCCTTCCCCAGGTGGAAGAAGGTACCCTCTCAGAGTGGGAAGAGCTGAGCAGGGAAATGGTCTTCACACAGCTCCAGTTCAAGCCCCAGGATGAGATCTTCAAGCGCGTGtttggctgtgggaagcagtgtcCGTTCTGTAACGTCCCCTGTGAAGCAGGAGGCAGTGACCACAAGGAGCATTTTGCATCAGTGCATCGGCCTCAAGGGCTGGGGAGATACAAGGATGAGACAAGCAAGAGACTTATATATTCTTTATGCTCCTCTGATGTGGTTTCTTCATTGTTATTTAGAAATCTGCACACAGCCTTCCAGTGGCATCCCTACAAAGATTATCGCCAATTTTACCCCACCTGGCGCATTCAACCGGACCCCAGCATCAACGCCTCCGATTATTGGAAGTTCATATTCAAAAAGTTCAATCACCAGTTTGCCAAAGAGTACAAAGCGGATCCTGCCGATCTCCCCACAGAGTGGAAGAAAATAACCAAGAAGCAGGCTCTGCAGAGCATCCAAGAGGCCTTTAACATAGAATAG